Part of the Sorghum bicolor cultivar BTx623 chromosome 1, Sorghum_bicolor_NCBIv3, whole genome shotgun sequence genome, ATGGCCTGGAGGAGCACGGAGCGGAACCTGCTCCGGTCGGCCATGGACGCCTCGAGTGCCAGCGTCATGCAGAAGCCCTCGAAGCAGAAGACGGCGAATCCGGCTGCGAACGCGACGCCCCAGAGCCCCTCGACCGCGGCGCGGCCCTGGAACGGCTGCTCGCCGCGCGCGGCCAGGAGCTGGAGGTCCTGCTTCACCACGGTGGCCACGGCAAGCACGGTGCACGCGTCGGCGAGGATGCTGAACTGCCCGAGCGACGACAGCGAGCGGACCAGCGACAGCGCCGCCTGGACGGGCAGCAGCAGCGCGAGGACCACGGTGGCCGGCGTCAGCGGGCCGTGCCCGTCCTCGGCGGCGAACACGGACGACACGTTCTGGCCGATGAACACTAGGTACGCCACGGTGCCGCCCGTCTGCGACAGGATGATGGTGGCCTCGGTGAAGTGCCTGCCGATCCGGCCGAAGCACCTCTCGCCCAGGTCGCCGTAGGTGTAGTTGCAGCAACGCTGGTGCTGCTCGCCGTCCTCCTCGGTCTCTTGCTCTCGCAGCTTGTCTCTGCATTCCAGCTTCATTTGGTGGATGGATGAAGCTTGGAATCAATCAGTAAGCTTAGATCTGGAGCAAAGATGAATCGAACACAGGTACTGTACTGACCAGCAGGAGCATGCAGTAGAAGGTGGCGGCACCGGCGCCAGCGACGCCGAGAGCGCCGGCGAGCCAGCCGGCGGTGCGGAAGGCGAAGGGCAGGCCGAGCACGCCGGTGCCGACGATGGAGACGACGATGTTGCCGATGGTCTGCGCCGGCGTGGCGCCCCTCCGCGCCTCCTCTAGCAGCGGCGCCTTCGCCTCCGCCGCCATCGGCCCCCGGCAAACCAACCAATGCCGTCTCTAGGAGGGGAGAAGGAAGCCTACCTCGAGCAACGAAGGAGGGCTTAAACCAGCGTCGCCGTCGACGTCGACGTCGATGCGTCTCTT contains:
- the LOC8057066 gene encoding amino acid transporter ANT1 isoform X2 yields the protein MKLECRDKLREQETEEDGEQHQRCCNYTYGDLGERCFGRIGRHFTEATIILSQTGGTVAYLVFIGQNVSSVFAAEDGHGPLTPATVVLALLLPVQAALSLVRSLSSLGQFSILADACTVLAVATVVKQDLQLLAARGEQPFQGRAAVEGLWGVAFAAGFAVFCFEGFCMTLALEASMADRSRFRSVLLQAIAGVTAVYVCFGACGYLAYGDATKDIITLNLPSTWSTAAVKVVLCIALALTFPVMMHPIHEIVEARLLAPGGWLRKRGGAVERAALHASRVAVLVALSAIACFVPAFGSFASFVGSTVCALLSFVLPALFHLRVVGHAAGAAQRAADWAILLFGLAFAAHGLYAAVLSRN
- the LOC8057066 gene encoding amino acid transporter ANT1 isoform X1, yielding MAAEAKAPLLEEARRGATPAQTIGNIVVSIVGTGVLGLPFAFRTAGWLAGALGVAGAGAATFYCMLLLLECRDKLREQETEEDGEQHQRCCNYTYGDLGERCFGRIGRHFTEATIILSQTGGTVAYLVFIGQNVSSVFAAEDGHGPLTPATVVLALLLPVQAALSLVRSLSSLGQFSILADACTVLAVATVVKQDLQLLAARGEQPFQGRAAVEGLWGVAFAAGFAVFCFEGFCMTLALEASMADRSRFRSVLLQAIAGVTAVYVCFGACGYLAYGDATKDIITLNLPSTWSTAAVKVVLCIALALTFPVMMHPIHEIVEARLLAPGGWLRKRGGAVERAALHASRVAVLVALSAIACFVPAFGSFASFVGSTVCALLSFVLPALFHLRVVGHAAGAAQRAADWAILLFGLAFAAHGLYAAVLSRN